Genomic segment of Paenibacillus sp. FSL R5-0623:
TTAAAGCAGGTTTAGCAGGGGTACCCATGATGTTAACGACACTTGGTGGACCGTCAACAGCATTTAAAACTGCTGTTGATCGTTACCGTGAAGCTGCACGAAGTGCAGGCTTTGATCCTGCAAGATTACCCATCTCCACAACGAGTCTCATGTACGTAGCTGAAGATAGCCAAACAGCCTTACGCGAATACTACCCACATATAAATAACGCTACGGTTCAATTAAGAGGTAGTGGTTACCCTGAGCAACAATTCTTGGCTGCTACCGATTATCGAGATGCACTCATGGTGGGCTCTCCTCAACAAATTATTGAAAAAATGTTGTATCAATACGAGATGTATGGGCAACAACGCTTCTTAGCCGAGATCGATGCAGGTGGCGTCAGTATAGATCAGATTAAAAAGAACATTGAACTACTAGCAACAATCATTATGCCTGCTGTTAAGAAACATACACAAAGATGACGAATAAAGTGATTGCTAACTATTTTATTGTGTGATATTATGATTCGCTAAACGTTTACATCGATAACGAATTGAATATTAGCAGTGTTTGACTGTTACTGGTAAAGCAGGCATGACCAAAATGATTTTGCATTTTCCTTATGTGAGTATGGGAAGGCAGATCGTTTTGGTCTTTTTTATTTCCAAATTCAGAAATGGGGCAATGGTATGGATTATCGAAAGTTGGGAGAAGAGATTACGGAATGGGTTGGAAAAAAGGAGAATATCGCTCGGCTGTAGGATCAGATTATGCAAAAAGAGCGGGTAAATCAACGCTAAAAGACAGGGAACATGGACTAGACAGTACAAAAAAAGAAAAGAAATAAAACTGCGACCATTTCCCGGTGTTCTTCCGGGGTACGGTCGTTTAGTTTTTCAATTTACAACTTCCCTCTGAGTTCAACTAATGCAGATATTTCTTGCGAAACTGGAGAGGAGATATTCCAACACTTCGCTTGAAGCAGGTAGAAAAGTAAGGGGAATATTGAAAACCTACTTCAGCAGCTATACGATCTATTGACCATTCCGTGGAGACTAGAAGCTGCTTGGCTCGCTCTATCCTGAATTGTAATAAGTAATGAACCGGTGTGACACCGTATTTCATTTTCATACAGCGAACGATATAGCTAGGGTGGAAGTGTAGTACCGACGAGAGTGTTTCATTGGTGATCTCTTCTTGGTAGTGTTGCTGGATGAAAACAGCTACTTTCTCGGCAAGCCGTGAAGCAGGCGTTTTGGCCATATCGGAGATGCCATTCTCAAGTATAGCCAGAAAACGGAACAGCAATTGTTGCTTCTCCCAGAAGGAATCACCTACCGGCAGTTCCAAAAGCTGTTGCATTAGATCAAATGCGAGCTGGGGACTTAGTACCGTGGATTTCTTAGGTATTCGTATTGATTTTGGCTTATCGAATGGCGATAACGGAATTACCGCTTCCGATTCTTCTATTAAGGGACTCTGATGCCAGTTCCCATGCTCAAAATGAACCCAGTAAAACGTTGTTTCCTGTTCGCAGGGTCTGAATGAGTAATGCTCACCTTCAGGTAGTAATACCAGTGCATCACCTATGCCAAGTGTCCATTCCGTCCCGTTCTCACCGATATGTAGTTCTCCATTAACCACGAACAGTACATCAAACAGGCCGAAATTTCTTCGATTAGGATGACGGTCGCCTACACGGAACGTTGAACGGCCAGATTCCCAGTAATATGGAAGAGGTGGGGTTTGTAACGCAACAATTAATTCTTCATTCAATGTATTGTCCTCATTTTTTAGTATCATTTTGTATAGAAAAAAGATCATTCCATTCCTATTCTCACTTTAAGAAAAAGCATATACTCGACTTTGGAAAGAGTCAAATTTTATACTTTTGGGGTGTGTTTAATGGGACAAAACGAGATCCAAATTCAAGACCAATTTTGGAATGCGTATACCAATCTTGTACGAGAAACGGTTATTCCCTATCAATGGGAAGCTCTGAACGATAGGGTAGAGGACGCTGAGCCTAGTCATGCTATTCGAAATTTCCGTATTGCTGCTGGCTTGGAGCAAGGAGAGTTTGGTGGATGGGTATTTCAGGACAGTGATCTCTACAAGTGGTTGGAGGCCGTTGCTTATTCGCTCCGTCATCATCCAGATCAGAGGTTAGAGAAGATCGCCGATGAATCTATCGAATTGATCGGCCAAGCCCAACATGACGATGGTTATCTGAATACCTACTTCACGATCCAAGAACCTGGGAAGCAATGGACCAATCTTTATGAAGCTCATGAGCTGTATTGTGCAGGCCATTTAATTGAAGCAGCGGTTGCTTATTATCAGGCGACAGGCAAGCATAAATTGCTAGACATCTCTTGCCGATTCGCTGATCTGATTGATCGTATGTTCGGAACCAAACCGGGACAGATAAGGGCTTACTGCGGTCATCAGGAGATTGAATTGGCTCTGGTTAAGCTATACGGTGTTACGGGAGAAGAGCGTTATTTGAACCTTAGCCGATACTTTATAGATGAACGGGGGAAGCAGCCCAATTATTTCATTGAGGAATGGGAACGCGGAAGCCGGACAAACATCTGGTCCCAGGGAGCGCCTAATCTTGAGGTCTATCAATCTCATCTTCCTGTTCGTGAGCAAAAGGTAGCTGTTGGACACTCCGTTCGGGCAGTTTACATGTACACGGCGATGGCTGATCTTGCGAGACTAACAGGTGACGAGGGGCTGAAGGAGGCGTGTGAACGACTCTGGTTGAACACAACAGGCAAACAAATGTATATTACCGGGGGCATTGGTTCAACACATCTCGGGGAAGCTTTTACGTTTGACTACGATCTTCCGAATGATTCCGTTTACGCGGAGACCTGTGCCTCGATTGGCTTGATTTTCTGGGCACGTCGCATGCTTCAATTGGAAGTTAAGAGCGAATATGCGGATGTGTTGGAGAGAGCGCTGTACAACAATGTGCTGGGCAGCATGTCTATGGATGGCAAACACTTCTTCTATGTCAATCCACTTGAAGTTTGGCCAGAAGCCAGTCTCAAAAATCCAGATAAACATCACGTAAAGCCCGTCCGACAGAAATGGTTTGGTTGCTCCTGTTGTCCTCCAAATGTTGCACGGTTGCTAGGTTCGTTAGACGATTATATTTACGACGTGTCTGAGGATGGCAGAACGATCTATACCCATTTGTATATTGGAAGTAAAGCCTCGTTCGAACTTGCCGACACCACAATAATATTGCATCAACGCTCCAAGCTTCCCTGGAACGGTCGTGTTGAATTCACGGTTCAGCTCCCCAAAGACAGCGAATGTGCGGAGTTCGAGCTTGCGCTGCGTATACCCGATTGGTTCCAAAACGGACAGCCCACCTTGAAAGTAAATGGTGAACAGCAAGATATTCATGTTGAGAACGGTTACGCGAAAATAAAACGCAGCTGGTCAGATGGTAATACAGTGGAGTGGCTGCTTCCGATCGAGCCGAAGTTAGTTGCCGCACATCCTTTAATTCGGGCAGATGCAGGCAAGGTAGCCATTCAACGCGGCCCGCTTGTTTATTGCATCGAAGAAGCAGACAACGGAGCTCAACTCACTTCGATCGCATTGGCTACGGAGCCACAATTAACAGAGTATGCTGATCCAGATCTGCTAGGTGGTTGTGTCGTGGTAGAAGGGGACGGTCTCGTGACTGACGACAGCGATTTATGGTCAGATGAGAAGCCGTACCGTTCTTATATTAAGCAGACAAAGGCTGTACGTTTCAAGGCCATTCCCTATTATCTGTGGGGTAATCGGCTGGCTGGTGAGATGAGCGTGTGGCTACGCTATTAAAGAGGAAGTAAGGATGCACTTTTACAATTCCACAAAAGGAACCACCAAGAAAACGAGCGCACCCTGAACATGGGTGCGCTCGTTTTCTACTATCCGTAATCCTATTCGTCTGTATCGGTCGAAGTATCCTCATTGAGCTTCTTATAATCTATTCCCCATGTTTCCATCACACTAATGATGGGCCTCGGCGTATTACCTAAATCACTCAAGCTGTATTCGACTCTGGGCGGCACCTCCACATAAAAAAGTTGCGAAGCTTTGCTGCTTTGGATATGATAATCTAATGTTCGATTAAAAAAATACTTATGTAATCAATTAATGATAAAAGATAGTGAGGTAAGAAAAAATGATCGCAAGAACAGAAGAAGATTTTCATGGCTTGAAGGAAATTGGCAAAATTGTAGCTTCTATTAGAGATGAATTGGTTCAAAGAACCATCCCAGGGATAACCACTAAAGAACTTGATGATTTGGCAGGAGAGCTTTTTGAGAAAGCTGGCGCAGTTTCTGCTCCAAAAAGTGAATATAATTTCCCGGGATTTACTTGTATTAGTGTTAATGAAGAAGTGGCACATGGTATTCCGGGAGATCGGGTTATTCAAGAAGGGGACATCGTCAATATTGATGTGTCTGGCTCCAAGAACAGTTATTTTGCAGATACTGGAATCTCGTTTGTCGTAGGCGAAGGTGCAGAAGTGTTAACGAAAATATGCGACGTTGTTAAACTGGCATTTGAAGCAGGTCTTAAAAAAGCAAAACCGGGCTCCAAAAAAAGCGGAATCGGAAAAGCCGTATTCCAAACTGCCAGACAACATGAATTAACGGTTATTAAAAACCTTACAGGACATGGTGTTGGACGTGGAATACACGAAGCACCTGACCACATCTACAATTATAATGATCCATCGGATGATGAATTGTTAAAAGAAGGTATGGTTATCGCTTTCGAGCCATTTATTTCAACTTCAGAAGAAGAAGTAGTTCAAACTGGAGATGGCTGGACCTTTGTTACTAAAAATAGCTATGTAGCTCAAATAGAACATACCATTATTCTTACTAAAAATGGTCCAATTATTGTCACTCTTTAGGGTGTTCAAACTGAAAGTCGCTAAATTTAGCGACTTTTTTGTTTTTGTTGTATTGGTACGTCAAAGTAAATCATAATTTAAATGTTCACTTATTAATTTATGTTGAAATTATGGAAGGATTTAACGTATATTTAGATCTGATCTTTATGTTATAGACAGAGGTGATTGATTGAGCATATCAAAAAAGCGCGTTCAAGTCATTGATGGACTGCGTGGATTCAGTCTGGTCGGTATTGTGCTGGCGAATATGCTGGCTTTCCAATATGGAATGTATGGCCAGAGCAAACCCCAACTGTTCGGGATTGGCGGAGCAGATCAGGCTTTCCTCTCATTCCTGCTGATCACTGTGGTGGGCAGTTTTATGCCGATTTTTGCATTTATGTTTGGCTTTGGAATGGTTAAACTCTCGGAGAGTCTAAAATCACGAGATTTACGACCAAAGTGTCATCTGGCACGCCGTTTTCTACTACTGTTTGGAATCGGATTACTGCACATCATCTATCTGTGGGAAGGGGATATCCTGGCATTTTATGGCGTACTCGGTTTCTTCCTGCTCATGTTCCTTAATCGGAAGCCTATAACGCTGCTCATATGGGCGGTACTGCTATTCATGGGAGCGGGCATACTTGGTCTCCCGGCATCTAATCCGATGAACCCGCTGGCGATTGAGTCCATTCATATGGAGAACTACATCATTCAAAGTCAGGATGTATACGGCAACGGCACATACGCGGAAATCAGGAATTTCAGTAATAACGGCGATCCATTCGGCGGGGATTTGGAGCTGTCATTTGCCCTGATAGCTCTGATGTTAGCACCACTCATGACGGTGCCGATGTTCCTGCTCGGCATGCGCGCTGCCAGAATAGGCACGTTTAGCGATCCCCAAACGATGCAAGCTATGTATCTTCGCCGGGCATCGTTATTGATTCCGGTAGGTTTGATACTCAAAGCATACGGTGTATTGGCGCCACAATTGGGTGCGGAAGGTTGGCTCGGAATCGGAATCGGGGGGGCGCTTGGAGGAGCGTTGCTTGCACTCGGATACATTTATGCATTTGCGCTGTTGTATGCGGGAAACCGCCGTTTCAGCCTGATGGACAGGTTCGAGGCGGTCGGCCGTCTCTCGTTGACGAATTACCTGATGCAGAGCGTAATCTGTACGACAATTTTCTATGGATATGGCCTGGGACTGTTTGGAAGTGCTGGCGTGTTCATCGGAGCGATTATTGCGCTTGCTGTCTATGGCATTCAATTGTGGATGAGTCCCCTATATCTTAAGAAATTTAGCAATGGGCCGGTCGAGTACCTGCTGCGGATTTGGACATATCTGTCCTGGAAAGGGCAGCCAAGAAAGAAGAAAAGATCGAACTTAACTACGCATGAAAACGCGCCTGGTGTCGAGTAAGCATAAAGTGCTATCGTGAAACGCAAAAAGAAGCTCGTTCTACCAAAAGAAAGGGCTTCTTTTTGCCGTAACGATCATCTTCCTAATGTTTCCTGTTATAATTAGTAATTATTTATAGATTAAACATATCAACCCTAATACATAAGCTAACTATTATAGTGCGGGCAGTGGTAAGGTAATGCGAAATGAAAGATGAAGCATATACATTCAACTGTTTCCACTCAAGCTTGAAAGGATCATTATTGTGCTAAAAATAATTAATTTTCTTCTTTTCTTGCTGATCATTTGGATAGTCATCTTTTATCCTTTTCGTTTTGCTTGGTTTGAAGGTTTGAAACAGATTCCTCCAGATCTTCATGGTGTTTATTTACTTTTCTTGTTCTTTGGATATCTGATCTGTTCATCGGCTATGGGACTTATGGTTGGCAAGATGTTTTTCAAACGAAAAGAACAGTAGACCAATCGAAAATTGGTCTGCAGATGATACATATATTAAGTTCTGAGTTAAAAGTGGCCTGAAATAGTAGATAGGAGGCTGGAGCATGGATAGTGACATTTTAATCAATCAGTTCCTAAGACTTTTCCCTGAATTCTACGATTGTTACATCGAACATCTGGATTTAAATCAAGAGTTTCTGGGACATGTGTTTTTTGGTGATGAAGTGGCTACTTATGTTGAAGGATTGCTTCGTGAAAATGATGACACAGAACTAATTGAGAAGTTTTTCAATTTTTTTGAATGGATGGCAATTCAATCGGACCTTTATATTGTACAAGTGTTATCTACTACAATATTGTATGATCTAGGTGGGCAATCAGATATTTTGCAAATAGCTCAAAGTTATATGAAGCCACAGACTAAAAGACTTTCTCAAGAAATAGAAGATTTGCACTCAGGGAAATAGATTAATGCGTGGAGATCAGGTTGTATATATGGTCCATTGTTTCAGTCGATTTCTTATGGAGAACATGTGTAACTTTTTATTAAAAGGTCTACGTATTACCTTGGATCGTAGGTGTATTATCAGCAGCCTTCACTTGACGAAATTAGTTGTCCTAGGAGTAGCACACATAGTATATTAAACATGGTGATTGTCATGAAGAACATACCATTATACAAACAAATTCAACATGCAATAAAACATCAAATTAGGCTCGGAAATCTGCGTTCAGGAGACCGAATTCCTTCGGAAAAAGAACTGGCTGAACAATTCCACGTCAGCTTAATAACGACCAAAAATGCTATGGCGGGGCTAGCAGAAGAGGGTGTGGTCGTTCGCATAAAAGGAAAAGGGACGTTCGTTGCTGGCCAAGCCTCGTTCAAACTACGCATACCCATTGAGACATACCAAAAAACAGACGAGAGCCTTGCGGCTCATCACATCCCGTTACCTCCAAAAGCAAAAGAAATGATAGGCATAATCATCCCGTCAATGCGTACCAAAGTGGAGCAGCGTCTGCTCGATGCAATTGAGAACGCTGTCAATGAAAACGGATATACGTTGGTTATTCGTGTATCGAGAGGCAGTTCAGTAAAAGAACTCCTAGCTATTGATGAGCTTTATGAATTGAAAGTTGTAGGGTTAGTGCTGTTTTCCATTGGGAGTGAACATGAACGACAAACGGTTGACAGAGCTACAGAACTAGGATTCCCTTATGTATTAATTGACCGTTATTATACGGACAAACCAAACGTAAGCGTCTGCTCGAATAATATAGAAGGGGCATACAAAGCGGTAACTAATTTGGTTAAGCAAGGGTTTCGAAAGTTTGCTTTAGTTACCCCACCCAAGGCACACAGCGTCGTTATCGAACGAATTGCAGGTTTTGAAAAAGCGGCTGCGAAAGCACATATATCACCAGAGCATATTATTCGTCTTACGTTGCCTTATGAAATTTTTATTGAATCGATTCAGCATAGAGAACAGATCTTGGACAATTGGATAAGTCAATATTATGGTCGATTTACAGCGTTGGTGGCTGTTGATGTTGAACTAGCCCGTTTAGCTCATTATTCGTTAATCCGTACTATTGGCAGGGAGAAGGCAAAACACATAGCGATCGTCACGTTCGATGATCCCGGGATCGATGGTATTGCCTATGTTCAGCAAGATGAGAAGATGATTGGTATACAGGCTGTCACCTTGCTATTGGATCAGATACATCACGGCATACGAACCCCCAAAAATCTCTTTGTGCCAATGGAATGGATTCCATCATCATAACAATAATAAAATAAAAAGAAGTGATCCAGCAGCAGTTATGCCGGATCACTTCTTTTTATTATGGTGTTATACGGAAATTGTCGAACCGCGTGTGATTGTTCATGGTTCGCAGGCCGACTTTGCCATGTGTGAACGGATTCATGCTATTGTCTTTGTACGTAATCTTTGGTGTGTTCATATCCTCAACGTACACTCTAATTGTCGTGCCGGATGTAACTACCTTCATATGCTGCCAGATACCTGAAGCAATTGAAAGGGGGACTGAAGCGAGTTGTTCGTAGCCGTAGTTCATTTTGCCCAGGTAGACACCATCTGGCTTGATGAATGCATAGTATGCTTGTACATAATCCGGATTGTTCGCAAGTACTTTACCATTCGAAGGGTTGTTGACCCGAAACAGAATGCCAGCATCCCCACTAGTATCAATAAGTTTAATGTCCGATTCAACCGTATAGTCAGCCCAAGACTCTTTGCCTATAGTGGTCTTTCCGAATACGCCGTTGCCTGCAGAATCGAGCTCACCGCCAATAACGGACCAGTTTCCCTCGAATCGAGTCCAGCCATTATCATTGCCATCATTAAAATCATCCACCATGTCTGCCACTGCCTCACCACGCGTAAAAGTCATATCGCTGAAATCAAATTCTCCTTGCACAAACTCAAACCGTAATTCATGGTTGCCAGCAGTTAAATACAATCCCTTCTTGCTGGCCGTTGTCCATTTTTCCCAATCACCTGAATTAGGTGCACTTATGATGCCTGTCAGATCGGTTGCCCCGTCCCATACCCGGAAGCTTGCATCGTTAAACGTCGTGGCTAGTCGAACATCCAAATCATAGTATCCGGTCTCAGCTACATTGACGCGGTATTTAAGCCATTCGCCAGTCTGATTCCAGCCAACAACATTTTTGCCTTCAGCCGCTGAGTTGCGAATATCAACTGCGTCCTTACGATAGGCACCTCCAATATTAGCTGGTGTAAGATCATGATAAGCAGTGCCCTCAATTCCATCCATATAATGAACGGCCTCAATCTTGCCGGGTAAAGGCTTATACATGTTCCAGGCACTGCTACCCTTCACTTTATTACTGAATGCCGTATAGCCAAAATCAGCGTGTGCATCCGTAGTCGTGTAACCGATCTTACCGCCGTTGAGTCCATGAATTGTTCGAGTCTGCTTCTTCATCCCGTCCACATAAACAGTAAAGGATGAACCAGCCTTCTCTACTCGGATCTGATGCCACTTGGAGTAGTCGTACCCTGCTGGAAGCGATGCATATTGCCAGCCCTGGCTCACGCCTTCTACAACGTAATTCGTCTCCAAACGATTTTTATTGCGATTCAGTACCGCCACGCCATACGAGTTCTCGTTGGTATAGGAGAAGACAGCACCATATACTGGATTCTCAGTGGTGCCTTGTTTCATCTGTTTTAGGTTAAACTCGGCCGTATAATCGCTGGCGCTATTGACTGCTGTGATCTGCCGGTACGTTGATGCAGAACCTATGGTATCTTGCCACATGAGCTCTTGGTTATAAATCCCCCATGTGCCGCCACCAACATTCGTCCAATTGTTGCCGATCGATGTTCGGTTAAAGCGATCCTCAAAAACCGGCAATTCCGGATTTGGTTGCGATGCGATTGTGGGGCCCTGAACGAGAAGCTTCTCTCCATTCCAAACGATCCGATCCATATTCATCTTGCGGCCAGGGTAGGTTATATTCCCATCAGAAGCATGACTATGATAAACGATATAATCTGAATCAAGGTCAGGCCCTTTGATGATCGAGTTGTGGCCAAGTCCGACATTGGTGCCTTCGGTATTGATAAGTACCGGATTCAGATCCGCCGTCGGCTTGAATCCAACCGTAGGACTGCTTCCCGTAGCATAATCGACACGGTACGCAGTACTCCATACGTGGTTACCGGTGTACGTCATGTAGTATTTTCCGTCTCGTTTAAAAGTGGTTGATCCTTCTGTCCATCCAGCCATGGATAATCCGGTTGTGATAGGAGCACCAAATGTGGTCGGGCTTGTCATCGGACGCGCCTCGATTGTATTTGCTCCGGTGGAGTAGAAGTACCATTTGCCGTCATCATCGATGAAGACATTACCGTCAATGCCCATACCCAAATTGCCTGTTTGAAGCGTGAATGGGCCGGTGGGGCTGGGACTGGAAAGTACATAGTGACCACCACCTCCTGGGGAGGTATACATATAGAATTGACCGTTCCAATAAACAACTTCGGGAGCATACGCCGCCTTGGTCACTGCTTCCGTCGTACATATACCGCGATAGGTCCAGTCCACCAGGTTTGTGGAAGACCACACTTTCACACCTATCGAGTCATCTACTGTGCTGACATACAGGTAGTAGGTCCCGTTGAACTTCAAGATATACGGGTCACCCTCACCATAAAAATCGCTATTCGACCAATGCCAAGAGTCTGATAAATTAAGCGGATTATTGTACGCATAAATATTGGTCGGCATCAGAAAGCATAAGGCTGCACTTAAAAACAGAATTCTCCATTTTTTCATATTGCAACTCCTTCATTATTAAATGGCTTTTTAATAAAATACATTTCAAAATAGAGAGAAATACACCTCCTGAATTCAAAATCTGAACGCTTTCTATATTGGAGTATAACAAAGGGACGCACGGATTCTTATAACCAATTAGATATAATTTAAAGATATTTATGCGTTGGGAGGGATGCGGGCTGATAAAGGGTTTAATTGTGTTTGTGTCGGTTATTCAGTAGAATTGACTTTAATTTCTATTGTCCAAAGGAGAACCAAACCGTGCTCGAACTTAGCTTTAATGACCCGGAAAAACTGGTAACTGTAACCCATGCCCTGTCGACTCGTTCCCGGATTGACATTCTTCAGCTTTTACATGCCAACAAATTAAACATCATCGAAATTGCCGAATCGCTGGAGCTGCCTGTGTCAACGGTAGCAAATCATATTAGAGTGCTGGAGGCGGCCAATTTAATACATACGGAAATGCTCCCGGCTTCCCGTGGAGCGATGAAGGTTTGCAGCCGTAATTATGATGATATTCATATTGTTCTGGATCTGGTTTCCTCACTTTCCACACGCGATTCGAATATCTATGAAGTTCAGATGCCGATAGGGCATTACAGTGACTGTGAGGTTGCGCCAACATGTGGTATGGCGAGCACAGAGAACATGATTCTGAAGGAAGACGACCCGGCCAGTTTTTATCATCCCAAGCATATTGATGCTCAGATTATCTGGCTGGCAAAGGGATACCTGGAATATTTGCTTCCGATGGATATTCCAACAGATGCAACGATTGAAGCTTTGGAATTGTCCATGGAAATCTGTTCTGAAGTAGCAACCTATAACAATGACTGGCCCTCGGATATTTCCATTTGGGTTAATGGCATTGAGATCGGGGCGTGGACAAGTCCCGGAGATTTGGGCGATCGCCGTGGTAAATTGAATCCGGCATGGTGGCCTGATGGTTCCACACAATACGGTCTTCTCAAAAAAATGGCGTGTGGATAACAACAAGACCATGCTGGACAAGGAGAAAATTTCTGATGTGTCCCTGTCAGATCTTAACCTCGGAGATAAACCCAAGTTAAGATTACGTATTGGAATTCATCCGGATGCCAAGCATCAAGGAGGCATCAACCTGTTTGGCAATGAGTTCGGTGATCATGAACAGAACATTATTATGCAGGTAAGGTATACGATGAATGCAGGTGATAAGGATGCGAGATATGCCAAATAACGGTACATCATTTATTGTGAGTATCGAGCGTTTCAAACCGAATTGCTTTCATTTGGAGCAGGGGGAAGGTTTATTCAAATCTCATTCACATGCTTATGATGAACTGACACTTATACTGGATGGAGAAGGGTATTACAGTTCACCAGAACAGAATGTCAAAGTGATTGCGGGTGACCTCATTATGATCCCGCCAGGGCTTTATCACGGTTTTGTGTGTACTGAGCCATGGCAGGGCATTTCTGTGCATTATTATCATGATCACCTGCCGGTGCATTGTCGATATCTCTTCAATGGGCAGGATCAACAGAGGAATCGCATTCAACTTGCCCATCTCGATAAAGACAGTTTTCGCTGGGCAGATATCAGTTTATCCGAATTGGAGAAGGAGTGGCGGCCGGGCAACAAGCAGAGCACTGACTCCAGTCATTTGATACGTCTAGCGATGGAGACTACACTTCTACTGTTCCAGCGGAATTGCTCGCTAGAAGTTCCTCATATTGTTAACGACCCAACCGGTCAAGGCATAATTCAGGAAGTACTGAAAGAGATTCATTCAGCATATTACACTCCAATTACGGTCAGTGAGTTGGCGTCTCGATACTTTCTGTCCGCAAGCAATCTGCGAAAGAAATTTACGGAAACCGTGGGTGTCTCCCCGAAGCAGTACATCATCAATCTTCGTCTAATGGAAGCAAAGCGGCTGTTACAGCACACCAACAAGGCTGTCGAGATGATATCTTCAGAAGTGGGATTTACCTCGTCTAGCAGGTTTTATGATTTCTTTGTTAAATCCGTTGGGCTTACTCCGCTGGAGTGGCGAATCCAAAACAAACATTAGAGCTTCAACAAGCAAACCGTCTACGGACGGTTTTTTTCGACCGACGAAACCGCTTGAAGGTTGTCTTTTTTGAATATAAAATTAAAGCGTTTTCATAATTGTTTGTAATCAAAACCTGCCAGATAATAGAAATTAGATCGATATGAAGGGAGAATGAAGAAATGACAAACAAGACCATTTTCTATAACCCGGTGGCCTTGCAATCAGCTGACCCATGGGTATATAGACCGGATGGCTATTATTATTTTATGCGTACACGGTCCGATAAGCTTGAACTAATTCAATCATCCCGTTTATCGGAAATTGATGCGGGAACTCGTAAAATCGTCTGGACACCGGAGCCTGGAGGGCCTTACAGTCATCATTTGTGGGCACCGGA
This window contains:
- a CDS encoding helix-turn-helix domain-containing protein, producing the protein MILKNEDNTLNEELIVALQTPPLPYYWESGRSTFRVGDRHPNRRNFGLFDVLFVVNGELHIGENGTEWTLGIGDALVLLPEGEHYSFRPCEQETTFYWVHFEHGNWHQSPLIEESEAVIPLSPFDKPKSIRIPKKSTVLSPQLAFDLMQQLLELPVGDSFWEKQQLLFRFLAILENGISDMAKTPASRLAEKVAVFIQQHYQEEITNETLSSVLHFHPSYIVRCMKMKYGVTPVHYLLQFRIERAKQLLVSTEWSIDRIAAEVGFQYSPYFSTCFKRSVGISPLQFRKKYLH
- a CDS encoding beta-L-arabinofuranosidase domain-containing protein, with amino-acid sequence MGQNEIQIQDQFWNAYTNLVRETVIPYQWEALNDRVEDAEPSHAIRNFRIAAGLEQGEFGGWVFQDSDLYKWLEAVAYSLRHHPDQRLEKIADESIELIGQAQHDDGYLNTYFTIQEPGKQWTNLYEAHELYCAGHLIEAAVAYYQATGKHKLLDISCRFADLIDRMFGTKPGQIRAYCGHQEIELALVKLYGVTGEERYLNLSRYFIDERGKQPNYFIEEWERGSRTNIWSQGAPNLEVYQSHLPVREQKVAVGHSVRAVYMYTAMADLARLTGDEGLKEACERLWLNTTGKQMYITGGIGSTHLGEAFTFDYDLPNDSVYAETCASIGLIFWARRMLQLEVKSEYADVLERALYNNVLGSMSMDGKHFFYVNPLEVWPEASLKNPDKHHVKPVRQKWFGCSCCPPNVARLLGSLDDYIYDVSEDGRTIYTHLYIGSKASFELADTTIILHQRSKLPWNGRVEFTVQLPKDSECAEFELALRIPDWFQNGQPTLKVNGEQQDIHVENGYAKIKRSWSDGNTVEWLLPIEPKLVAAHPLIRADAGKVAIQRGPLVYCIEEADNGAQLTSIALATEPQLTEYADPDLLGGCVVVEGDGLVTDDSDLWSDEKPYRSYIKQTKAVRFKAIPYYLWGNRLAGEMSVWLRY
- a CDS encoding winged helix-turn-helix transcriptional regulator, encoding MEVPPRVEYSLSDLGNTPRPIISVMETWGIDYKKLNEDTSTDTDE
- the map gene encoding type I methionyl aminopeptidase, encoding MIARTEEDFHGLKEIGKIVASIRDELVQRTIPGITTKELDDLAGELFEKAGAVSAPKSEYNFPGFTCISVNEEVAHGIPGDRVIQEGDIVNIDVSGSKNSYFADTGISFVVGEGAEVLTKICDVVKLAFEAGLKKAKPGSKKSGIGKAVFQTARQHELTVIKNLTGHGVGRGIHEAPDHIYNYNDPSDDELLKEGMVIAFEPFISTSEEEVVQTGDGWTFVTKNSYVAQIEHTIILTKNGPIIVTL
- a CDS encoding DUF418 domain-containing protein, translating into MSISKKRVQVIDGLRGFSLVGIVLANMLAFQYGMYGQSKPQLFGIGGADQAFLSFLLITVVGSFMPIFAFMFGFGMVKLSESLKSRDLRPKCHLARRFLLLFGIGLLHIIYLWEGDILAFYGVLGFFLLMFLNRKPITLLIWAVLLFMGAGILGLPASNPMNPLAIESIHMENYIIQSQDVYGNGTYAEIRNFSNNGDPFGGDLELSFALIALMLAPLMTVPMFLLGMRAARIGTFSDPQTMQAMYLRRASLLIPVGLILKAYGVLAPQLGAEGWLGIGIGGALGGALLALGYIYAFALLYAGNRRFSLMDRFEAVGRLSLTNYLMQSVICTTIFYGYGLGLFGSAGVFIGAIIALAVYGIQLWMSPLYLKKFSNGPVEYLLRIWTYLSWKGQPRKKKRSNLTTHENAPGVE
- a CDS encoding GntR family transcriptional regulator, translating into MVIVMKNIPLYKQIQHAIKHQIRLGNLRSGDRIPSEKELAEQFHVSLITTKNAMAGLAEEGVVVRIKGKGTFVAGQASFKLRIPIETYQKTDESLAAHHIPLPPKAKEMIGIIIPSMRTKVEQRLLDAIENAVNENGYTLVIRVSRGSSVKELLAIDELYELKVVGLVLFSIGSEHERQTVDRATELGFPYVLIDRYYTDKPNVSVCSNNIEGAYKAVTNLVKQGFRKFALVTPPKAHSVVIERIAGFEKAAAKAHISPEHIIRLTLPYEIFIESIQHREQILDNWISQYYGRFTALVAVDVELARLAHYSLIRTIGREKAKHIAIVTFDDPGIDGIAYVQQDEKMIGIQAVTLLLDQIHHGIRTPKNLFVPMEWIPSS